In Acaryochloris thomasi RCC1774, the following proteins share a genomic window:
- a CDS encoding DICT sensory domain-containing protein, which translates to MIIATSVLQMLLDAQPQLRPQIYFKSSLTALSHAMEDQVLASTDDFPLVIACFQRERYYRQEAHRYLRIAQRSKQVYVLAAPDTEFKNASGPYESIAFEPEDGLSQEWHLVVVGQQYAISLLCRELPTVDDPKLSSMDQARRFEGIWTFDRQVTCQAAQLMLERISHYRPKLKSKIKQALAQLDGETDNGFNNIDPAPFADRLVTYLQAGQYRQQKAYRQIATQERKERLVNSMTTTIRRSLNSEQVLQAAVQELGTALNSHRCIIYQCQEQDEEAQVQYEFTGPKQVSLLSQAWSLQHNPWFQTVAERQERVYVEDVPSHLSKNKFLKAQMKQAQLRSLLMVPVLYQGHLLGMVELHHAEIYTWSESEISMVDAIASQVGVALIQSQSFTDLETLNQQLEGLERTRSNLIAITGHELRTPLSTIQVCLESLANEPDMPDELQQVMLSTALSDAERMRKLIQDFLTLSRLESGRVNSNPEPLALQECIDLALSRVRTHPTETRSPTIAVELPTDLPLVKADGEWLVEVLAKLLDNARKFTPAEGQITLAAEPLTEQMLEVSVTDTGRGIEADRLETVFDRFYQEEGALRRTTGGTGLGLAICRQIVQNLGGEIRATSPGKDLGSTFYFTLPIALGAPSKVTKRRR; encoded by the coding sequence ATGATTATTGCCACTTCCGTACTCCAAATGCTGCTGGATGCTCAGCCCCAGCTTCGGCCACAAATTTACTTTAAATCTTCTTTGACCGCCTTGTCTCACGCCATGGAAGACCAGGTGCTTGCCAGTACCGATGACTTCCCTCTAGTGATTGCTTGTTTTCAGCGGGAGCGGTACTACCGTCAAGAAGCCCATCGCTACCTACGAATTGCTCAACGTTCGAAGCAGGTGTACGTGCTGGCGGCTCCAGATACGGAGTTCAAGAATGCTTCTGGCCCTTATGAGTCCATCGCTTTTGAGCCTGAGGATGGCTTAAGCCAAGAATGGCATTTGGTGGTAGTTGGTCAGCAATATGCAATTTCTCTGCTGTGTCGAGAATTGCCAACGGTCGATGATCCGAAGCTCTCTTCCATGGATCAGGCGCGTCGCTTTGAGGGAATCTGGACGTTCGATCGCCAAGTAACCTGTCAGGCAGCTCAACTGATGCTGGAGCGCATTAGCCACTATCGGCCCAAGTTAAAGTCCAAAATCAAGCAGGCTCTTGCTCAGTTAGATGGAGAGACTGACAACGGCTTCAATAACATTGATCCGGCTCCCTTTGCCGATCGGCTCGTCACCTATTTACAGGCAGGGCAGTATCGACAGCAAAAGGCCTATCGCCAAATTGCGACTCAAGAACGCAAAGAGCGGTTGGTGAACTCCATGACCACAACGATTCGCCGCTCCCTAAACTCTGAGCAGGTCTTGCAGGCGGCGGTACAGGAGTTAGGAACTGCACTCAACAGTCACCGCTGCATTATCTATCAGTGTCAAGAGCAGGATGAGGAAGCCCAGGTTCAGTATGAGTTCACGGGGCCAAAGCAGGTGTCTTTGCTGTCCCAGGCTTGGTCTCTGCAACATAACCCGTGGTTTCAGACGGTGGCTGAGCGTCAAGAGCGGGTCTACGTTGAAGATGTGCCCTCTCATTTATCTAAGAATAAGTTCCTCAAGGCTCAGATGAAGCAGGCTCAGCTGCGATCTTTATTGATGGTGCCGGTGCTCTATCAAGGACATTTGCTGGGTATGGTGGAACTCCATCATGCAGAGATCTATACCTGGAGTGAGTCGGAAATCTCGATGGTAGATGCGATCGCATCTCAAGTCGGCGTTGCCCTAATTCAGTCCCAATCCTTCACCGACCTCGAGACCCTCAACCAGCAGCTAGAGGGACTCGAACGCACACGCAGCAACCTAATCGCCATTACCGGCCATGAACTAAGGACACCGCTTTCTACCATTCAAGTGTGTTTAGAGAGCCTTGCCAACGAACCCGACATGCCGGACGAGCTGCAGCAGGTGATGCTGAGTACAGCCCTGTCCGACGCCGAACGGATGCGCAAGCTGATCCAAGACTTTCTGACCCTATCTCGCCTAGAGAGTGGCCGCGTCAACTCGAACCCCGAACCTCTAGCACTGCAAGAGTGCATCGACTTAGCCCTCAGCCGTGTGCGGACGCATCCTACAGAGACAAGGTCCCCTACCATTGCAGTCGAACTCCCTACCGACTTGCCCCTCGTGAAGGCCGACGGCGAATGGCTCGTAGAAGTGCTCGCCAAGCTCCTAGACAACGCTCGCAAGTTCACCCCTGCCGAGGGACAGATCACTCTGGCTGCTGAGCCACTCACGGAGCAAATGTTAGAGGTAAGCGTTACCGATACCGGACGAGGGATAGAAGCTGACCGATTGGAAACCGTATTTGATCGTTTTTACCAAGAAGAAGGTGCATTGAGGCGCACGACTGGTGGAACAGGCTTAGGGCTGGCAATTTGTCGGCAAATTGTTCAGAATCTAGGCGGCGAGATTCGTGCCACATCTCCAGGCAAAGATCTGGGCAGCACCTTCTATTTCACACTCCCGATTGCATTGGGAGCGCCATCGAAGGTCACCAAACGTCGTCGTTGA
- a CDS encoding DUF2232 domain-containing protein — protein sequence MPEPLSSSELDEFTVGPPAEKNVPSSRHLIAGPLMMVETAFLASTTALIWLINYYIPTGPLLRMFFPIPVALAYLRWGKRAAWMTAFVTSLLVSVLMGPPRSIQFLMPYGVVGVLLGGLWRRRAPWSISMGWGVLTMAAGLFFQVGVVSLLVGTNLWLYLNRQVLGFLDWLFIKLGLLIQPDIIVVQIGAVGLVFLNATLYLLLVHLVAWLLLERLGNSIPDPPKWLQILLDYQEE from the coding sequence ATGCCTGAGCCTTTGTCATCTTCTGAGCTAGATGAATTCACCGTTGGTCCACCTGCCGAGAAGAACGTGCCGTCCTCTCGGCATTTAATTGCAGGTCCACTAATGATGGTGGAGACTGCTTTCTTGGCGAGTACCACGGCCTTAATTTGGCTGATTAACTACTACATCCCCACGGGGCCATTGCTGCGGATGTTTTTTCCGATTCCGGTGGCGTTGGCTTACCTACGCTGGGGCAAACGAGCCGCCTGGATGACGGCTTTTGTGACCTCTTTATTGGTTTCTGTACTCATGGGACCACCCCGGAGTATTCAATTCCTGATGCCTTACGGCGTGGTTGGAGTCCTGCTGGGGGGGCTATGGCGACGACGAGCACCGTGGTCTATCTCAATGGGTTGGGGTGTTTTGACCATGGCTGCTGGCCTCTTCTTTCAGGTAGGCGTGGTCTCACTGCTAGTCGGCACAAACCTGTGGCTCTACCTTAACCGCCAAGTTTTGGGGTTTCTAGATTGGCTGTTTATTAAGCTAGGGCTTTTAATTCAGCCTGATATTATCGTTGTGCAAATAGGTGCTGTAGGGCTTGTCTTTTTAAATGCAACCCTTTATTTGCTGCTGGTACATTTAGTTGCCTGGCTACTTTTAGAGCGCTTGGGCAACTCAATTCCAGATCCGCCCAAGTGGCTGCAGATTCTGCTGGACTATCAAGAAGAGTAG
- a CDS encoding RNA recognition motif domain-containing protein, translated as MSIRLYVGNLPKELDRQELEALFAQEGGDSTSTKVVTDRKTGKCRGFGFVTVETEEQADQLIEKFNGHVFNDSALKIEKALPKASPAEDAGGSGRPSNSQRGGKGKARNANSNAQPKSVQPDPRWADELEKLKELLVAQTQS; from the coding sequence ATGTCCATCCGTCTTTACGTCGGTAATTTGCCCAAAGAGCTAGACCGCCAAGAGCTGGAGGCTCTGTTTGCTCAAGAAGGTGGCGATTCGACTTCAACGAAGGTTGTGACTGATCGCAAGACAGGCAAATGCCGAGGCTTTGGATTTGTCACTGTTGAGACTGAGGAGCAGGCTGACCAGCTGATCGAAAAGTTCAACGGTCATGTTTTTAATGATAGTGCTCTCAAGATTGAGAAAGCTTTGCCCAAGGCCAGCCCTGCTGAAGACGCTGGTGGCTCTGGTCGTCCAAGCAATAGTCAGCGTGGCGGCAAGGGCAAGGCGCGGAACGCGAATTCTAATGCCCAGCCCAAGTCCGTTCAGCCTGATCCACGTTGGGCCGACGAGCTAGAAAAGCTAAAGGAGCTGCTGGTCGCGCAGACTCAGTCATAG
- the trpE gene encoding anthranilate synthase component I — translation MIFPDFSQFETLAQQGNFVPVYREWVADLDTPVSAWYRVCADAPYSFLLESVEGGEHLARYSFLGCDPLWVLETRGDQSTQLHRQGTQETFAGNPLDVLANCLAPYKPVTLPELPPGIGGLFGFWGYEMIRWMEPRVPIHPAQETDLPDGVWMQVDQLLIFDQVKRKIWAVAYADLRGAENLKEAYSKACDRVNQLVKKLQTPLDRQSIELLHKTPQNLTAPHYTSNVTRDQFCQQVERAKDYIKAGDIFQVVLSQRLTIDYAGDPFNLYRSLRLVNPSPYMSYFQFKDWQIIGSSPEVMVKAEHLGDSDGSLQATVRPIAGTRPRGKTVQQDRAFEQDLLQDPKEIAEHVMLVDLGRNDLGRVCVKGSVRVSDQQMMVIERYSHVMHIVSNVIGQLDPSKTAWELLKACFPAGTVSGAPKIRAMEIIHELEGCRRGPYSGIYGYYDFEGQLNTAIAIRTMVVRGNNPHHVTVQAGAGLVADSDPNREYEETLNKANGLLEAINILSSQR, via the coding sequence ATGATTTTCCCTGACTTTTCACAGTTTGAGACCCTGGCTCAGCAGGGTAATTTTGTTCCCGTTTATCGAGAGTGGGTCGCAGATTTAGACACCCCCGTCTCTGCCTGGTACCGTGTTTGTGCCGATGCACCCTACAGCTTTTTGCTAGAGTCCGTAGAGGGCGGAGAGCATTTAGCCCGCTACAGTTTTTTAGGCTGCGATCCTCTATGGGTACTTGAGACCCGCGGCGATCAAAGTACGCAGCTCCATCGTCAGGGCACTCAGGAGACCTTCGCCGGCAACCCTCTAGACGTCCTTGCCAATTGTCTAGCTCCCTACAAACCTGTAACGCTGCCTGAGCTACCGCCGGGGATTGGTGGACTGTTTGGGTTCTGGGGCTATGAGATGATCCGCTGGATGGAGCCGCGCGTGCCGATCCACCCGGCTCAGGAGACCGATCTTCCAGACGGCGTCTGGATGCAGGTGGACCAGCTCCTAATTTTTGATCAGGTGAAGCGCAAGATCTGGGCAGTCGCCTATGCCGACCTGCGAGGCGCAGAAAATCTCAAGGAAGCGTATTCGAAGGCTTGCGATCGCGTCAATCAACTCGTCAAAAAGCTACAAACCCCTCTAGACCGTCAATCTATAGAGCTGCTGCATAAAACACCCCAGAACCTAACAGCGCCCCACTACACCAGTAATGTCACCCGAGATCAATTCTGCCAGCAGGTCGAGCGGGCGAAGGACTACATCAAAGCTGGCGATATCTTTCAGGTGGTTCTATCTCAGCGCCTCACCATTGACTATGCAGGCGATCCCTTCAACCTCTATCGCTCGCTGCGATTAGTTAATCCATCCCCCTATATGTCTTACTTTCAGTTCAAAGACTGGCAAATCATTGGCTCCAGTCCTGAAGTGATGGTTAAGGCCGAACATTTAGGCGACTCGGATGGATCGTTGCAGGCCACCGTGCGGCCCATTGCAGGCACCCGACCTCGGGGCAAAACAGTGCAGCAAGATCGGGCTTTTGAACAAGATCTGCTGCAGGATCCAAAAGAAATTGCTGAACATGTCATGCTTGTAGACCTAGGGCGTAATGATCTGGGGCGCGTCTGCGTCAAGGGCAGTGTTCGCGTCAGCGACCAGCAAATGATGGTAATCGAGCGTTATTCTCACGTCATGCACATTGTCAGCAATGTCATAGGCCAGCTCGACCCATCCAAAACAGCCTGGGAACTGCTTAAGGCATGCTTTCCCGCAGGCACCGTCAGCGGAGCACCCAAAATTCGAGCAATGGAGATTATTCACGAACTCGAAGGCTGTCGTCGCGGACCCTACTCCGGCATCTATGGATATTACGACTTTGAAGGGCAATTAAATACTGCGATCGCGATTCGGACCATGGTTGTGAGAGGAAACAATCCCCATCACGTTACCGTACAGGCAGGCGCAGGACTGGTTGCCGACTCAGACCCCAATCGTGAGTATGAAGAAACCCTCAACAAAGCAAATGGCCTGCTAGAGGCCATCAATATCCTGAGTTCTCAAAGATAA
- a CDS encoding MEKHLA domain-containing protein — MDIHPPWQRPSVVYHSQRLAHSFHHWTGGQLVPAAEATAMAHQMFVAPFVLLSHGLEADPILNYGNQAALDLWQTDWEQLTRMPSRLTAEPTERQARAQQLTQATAAGCIENYRGIRITRTGRRFLIENATIWDVLDEAGDRCGQAAKFSDWMWLESD, encoded by the coding sequence ATGGATATCCACCCACCTTGGCAACGACCATCTGTCGTTTACCACAGTCAGCGCTTGGCCCATAGTTTTCATCACTGGACTGGAGGCCAACTGGTGCCAGCGGCAGAGGCTACAGCAATGGCCCACCAAATGTTTGTAGCTCCTTTTGTTTTGCTTTCTCACGGCCTGGAGGCCGATCCGATTTTGAACTACGGCAATCAAGCCGCGCTGGACCTTTGGCAGACGGACTGGGAGCAGCTCACACGGATGCCTTCTCGATTAACGGCAGAACCCACGGAGCGTCAGGCTCGGGCTCAGCAATTGACGCAGGCCACCGCCGCTGGCTGCATTGAAAATTATCGAGGGATTCGAATCACTCGCACCGGTCGACGTTTCTTGATTGAGAACGCCACGATTTGGGATGTGCTAGATGAAGCGGGCGATCGCTGTGGGCAGGCGGCTAAGTTCTCTGACTGGATGTGGCTTGAGTCTGACTGA
- the cobT gene encoding nicotinate mononucleotide-dependent phosphoribosyltransferase CobT, producing the protein MIRVYTQQQQGERWLQRYRGCAPVFVCVLGFTETALLPGISAAGTTPQARQYTAIADAEFLVNGPCPDVQYPLPPLEQGASPVFISRAVLNGQQIKPQIFNAGLPIPPSVKHVDLQGQPARCLSTGTALPLNIVEALWQQGLQWGQKLAVPGRYIICAECVVGGTTTAQAVVTGLGFLVSGKINSSHPVCNHAQKQKLVQAGLQVADLSSSDPIGLVAAVGDPMQIVVAGMMIAASQTCGVLLAGGTQMLAVYALARSIASSQRIAWNPEQVVVGTTRWVAEDPSGDTVGLANLIGAVPLLAGQLDFSKSKYPQLRAYEQGYVKEGVGAGGCAAVSHLYKGWHSTELLSEIEALLAQQNMMRPSLA; encoded by the coding sequence ATGATTCGGGTCTATACCCAACAGCAGCAGGGAGAGCGGTGGCTTCAGCGCTATCGGGGCTGTGCCCCGGTATTTGTCTGTGTACTAGGATTCACTGAGACTGCCTTGCTGCCGGGCATTTCGGCAGCAGGCACGACACCCCAGGCTCGGCAGTATACGGCAATCGCAGATGCTGAGTTTCTAGTGAACGGGCCTTGTCCAGATGTCCAGTATCCACTTCCACCACTGGAACAGGGGGCTTCACCGGTATTTATCTCTCGGGCTGTGCTCAATGGTCAGCAGATTAAACCGCAGATTTTCAATGCTGGACTACCCATTCCCCCTAGCGTTAAGCATGTTGATCTGCAGGGCCAGCCCGCTCGTTGTCTATCAACAGGCACAGCATTACCCCTCAATATCGTAGAAGCACTCTGGCAACAGGGACTGCAGTGGGGGCAAAAACTCGCGGTTCCGGGCCGCTACATTATTTGTGCTGAGTGCGTGGTGGGAGGGACGACGACAGCGCAGGCGGTTGTGACAGGATTGGGGTTTCTGGTTTCGGGGAAGATCAACAGCAGTCATCCAGTCTGTAACCACGCTCAAAAGCAGAAGCTCGTTCAAGCTGGGCTGCAGGTTGCCGATCTTTCCTCCAGTGACCCCATAGGTCTAGTCGCAGCAGTAGGAGACCCAATGCAAATTGTAGTGGCTGGCATGATGATTGCAGCTAGCCAGACATGTGGGGTACTGCTAGCAGGCGGAACGCAGATGCTAGCGGTTTATGCTCTAGCTCGCTCGATCGCTAGCTCCCAACGCATAGCCTGGAATCCTGAGCAGGTCGTAGTGGGCACAACACGCTGGGTTGCGGAAGACCCCTCTGGAGACACGGTAGGGTTGGCCAATTTGATTGGTGCAGTTCCCTTGCTGGCGGGTCAGCTTGACTTCTCCAAATCAAAGTACCCCCAACTTCGAGCCTATGAACAAGGCTATGTCAAGGAAGGTGTGGGGGCTGGGGGCTGTGCCGCTGTCTCACACCTCTACAAGGGCTGGCACTCAACTGAGCTACTCAGCGAGATCGAAGCTCTACTGGCACAGCAAAATATGATGAGGCCGTCGTTGGCCTAG
- a CDS encoding photosystem I reaction center subunit II PsaD has product MAETLTGQTPLFGGSTGGLLSMADTEEKYAITWTSPEENVFEMPTGGSATMHSGENLLYLARKEQCLALAYRQLRAQKIKDYKIYRVLPGGETSLLHPSDGTAPEKSTEGRAQVGKVDRKIGDNPNPASIKWSDKEAYD; this is encoded by the coding sequence ATGGCAGAAACACTGACTGGACAAACGCCTTTGTTCGGTGGCAGCACAGGTGGCTTGCTGTCGATGGCTGACACAGAAGAGAAATATGCCATCACTTGGACAAGCCCTGAGGAGAACGTTTTCGAGATGCCCACTGGCGGATCGGCAACCATGCACTCCGGTGAGAATTTGCTGTATTTAGCCCGCAAAGAGCAGTGCCTTGCCCTTGCCTATCGTCAGCTCCGCGCCCAAAAGATCAAGGACTATAAGATTTACCGGGTGCTACCCGGCGGCGAGACCTCTCTTCTCCATCCCTCAGATGGTACTGCCCCTGAGAAGTCTACCGAAGGCCGAGCGCAGGTTGGCAAGGTTGACCGCAAGATTGGCGACAATCCTAACCCGGCTTCCATTAAGTGGTCAGACAAAGAAGCCTACGATTAA
- a CDS encoding 2Fe-2S iron-sulfur cluster-binding protein yields the protein MTHYQVRFLNPEQGIDQTLTIPEDQYILDIAEDANLRLPSGCRQGDCSACIAKLISGKVNQSEQKFLSIEEQEAGYTVTCVAYPQSDCTLETHQEKGLYSSALYQS from the coding sequence ATGACCCACTATCAGGTTCGATTCCTAAATCCCGAACAAGGGATTGATCAGACCCTCACCATCCCCGAAGATCAGTACATTCTAGACATTGCCGAAGACGCCAATCTGAGACTGCCCTCTGGGTGCCGCCAAGGAGACTGCTCCGCCTGCATTGCCAAGCTCATCAGCGGCAAAGTTAATCAAAGCGAACAAAAGTTTTTGAGCATTGAGGAGCAAGAGGCAGGATATACCGTAACCTGTGTGGCCTACCCCCAATCAGACTGCACCCTCGAAACCCACCAGGAGAAAGGACTGTATAGCTCAGCCCTCTACCAGTCATAG
- a CDS encoding Crp/Fnr family transcriptional regulator, whose translation MEDRQSSRDVNLKALLRSTPFFADLPDAVVDQAVAHVVTREHPANRVILLENDWGSSVYFILSGWVKIRTYNIDGKEVTLNIVGKGEVFGEMAPLDEVPRSTDVITLTPAMVANLPANDFVTLVQTQPQAGIRLAKLMARRLRQLNRRLRLRESDSTSRVADILLFLAEGQGKESQGGIEIPNLPHRELSSLSGMARETVTRVLGKLEKKGLILRDNDTLCIVDVDALENLLL comes from the coding sequence ATGGAAGATCGGCAAAGTTCCCGCGATGTAAACCTTAAGGCCCTACTGCGCTCAACTCCTTTTTTTGCAGACTTGCCTGATGCAGTGGTAGATCAGGCTGTAGCTCACGTCGTAACTCGAGAGCATCCGGCCAACCGCGTCATTCTTCTCGAGAATGACTGGGGTAGCTCGGTCTATTTTATTCTCAGTGGCTGGGTAAAAATCCGCACTTACAATATTGACGGCAAAGAAGTCACGCTCAATATTGTGGGCAAAGGAGAGGTTTTTGGCGAAATGGCGCCTTTAGATGAAGTACCGCGCTCCACAGATGTCATTACCCTCACCCCTGCCATGGTCGCGAATTTACCCGCTAACGACTTCGTGACGCTCGTGCAAACTCAGCCACAGGCAGGCATTCGTCTAGCGAAGCTCATGGCCCGTCGTCTGCGCCAGCTTAACCGACGCCTAAGGCTACGCGAATCGGACAGCACTTCACGAGTTGCCGATATTCTGCTGTTTCTAGCTGAAGGCCAAGGTAAAGAAAGTCAGGGCGGCATTGAAATTCCTAATTTGCCCCATCGGGAGCTCAGTAGCCTGAGCGGCATGGCTCGAGAGACGGTGACCCGCGTTTTAGGTAAACTCGAAAAGAAAGGACTAATTCTGCGTGATAATGATACCCTCTGTATCGTGGACGTTGATGCCTTAGAAAACTTACTGCTGTGA